A stretch of the Gossypium hirsutum isolate 1008001.06 chromosome D07, Gossypium_hirsutum_v2.1, whole genome shotgun sequence genome encodes the following:
- the LOC107954079 gene encoding transcription factor MYB59 isoform X1: protein MPISSKNLREREREKKKMVQDEIRKGPWTEQEDILLANFVHLFGDRRWDFIAKVSGLNRTGKSCRLRWVNYLHPGLKTGKMTPHEERLVLELHAKWGNRWSRIARKLPGRTDNEIKNYWRTHMRKTAQEKKRAIPISPSSSSSNCHSSSSTVTAVDSLPSSGTGNIVSFYDTGGLDMAGKKNSPEFEDGNGYSMDDIWKDIDMPEEDTIIKPLPDNYSQQGCNFSWEYCWDSLWKMDDEEESKMFFPPNQLVSCFDFGTESVTG, encoded by the exons ATGCCCATTTCCAGCAAGAATctgagagagagggagagagagaaaaaaaagatggTGCAAGATGAAATCAGAAAGGGTCCCTGGACAGAACAAGAGGACATCCTTCTGGCGAACTTTGTTCACTTATTTGGAGATCGACGATGGGATTTTATAGCCAAAGTTTCAG GTTTGAACCGAACTGGAAAAAGTTGCAGGTTACGGTGGGTTAATTACCTGCACCCTGGTCTCAAAACGGGAAAGATGACTCCCCATGAAGAGCGCCTCGTCCTTGAACTTCATGCCAAATGGGGAAACAG GTGGTCGAGAATTGCTCGAAAATTACCAGGGCGTACTGACAACGAGATTAAGAACTATTGGAGAACCCATATGAGAAAAACGGCTCAAGAAAAGAAACGGGCCATCCCCATCTCACCATCTTCATCATCTTCAAATTGTCattcatcatcatcaactgtTACTGCAGTCGATTCCTTGCCCTCCTCTGGTACTGGAAATATTGTAAGCTTTTATGACACTGGGGGCCTTGACATGGCAGGAAAGAAAAACAGTCCAGAATTTGAAGATGGAAATGGCTACTCCATGGATGATATATGGAAAGACATTGATATGCCTGAAGAAGACACAATAATAAAACCTCTGCCTGATAACTACAGTCAACAAGGTTGCAATTTTTCATGGGAATACTGCTGGGACTCACTGTGGAAGATGGATGATGAAGAAGAGAGTAAGATGTTCTTCCCACCCAATCAACTTGTTTCTTGTTTTGATTTTGGGACAGAATCTGTAACAGGctaa
- the LOC107954079 gene encoding transcription factor MYB48 isoform X2 produces the protein MGFYSQSFRFEGVAGDNEIGLNRTGKSCRLRWVNYLHPGLKTGKMTPHEERLVLELHAKWGNRWSRIARKLPGRTDNEIKNYWRTHMRKTAQEKKRAIPISPSSSSSNCHSSSSTVTAVDSLPSSGTGNIVSFYDTGGLDMAGKKNSPEFEDGNGYSMDDIWKDIDMPEEDTIIKPLPDNYSQQGCNFSWEYCWDSLWKMDDEEESKMFFPPNQLVSCFDFGTESVTG, from the exons ATGGGATTTTATAGCCAAAGTTTCAGGTTTGAAGGTGTGGCGGGAGACAATGAAATAG GTTTGAACCGAACTGGAAAAAGTTGCAGGTTACGGTGGGTTAATTACCTGCACCCTGGTCTCAAAACGGGAAAGATGACTCCCCATGAAGAGCGCCTCGTCCTTGAACTTCATGCCAAATGGGGAAACAG GTGGTCGAGAATTGCTCGAAAATTACCAGGGCGTACTGACAACGAGATTAAGAACTATTGGAGAACCCATATGAGAAAAACGGCTCAAGAAAAGAAACGGGCCATCCCCATCTCACCATCTTCATCATCTTCAAATTGTCattcatcatcatcaactgtTACTGCAGTCGATTCCTTGCCCTCCTCTGGTACTGGAAATATTGTAAGCTTTTATGACACTGGGGGCCTTGACATGGCAGGAAAGAAAAACAGTCCAGAATTTGAAGATGGAAATGGCTACTCCATGGATGATATATGGAAAGACATTGATATGCCTGAAGAAGACACAATAATAAAACCTCTGCCTGATAACTACAGTCAACAAGGTTGCAATTTTTCATGGGAATACTGCTGGGACTCACTGTGGAAGATGGATGATGAAGAAGAGAGTAAGATGTTCTTCCCACCCAATCAACTTGTTTCTTGTTTTGATTTTGGGACAGAATCTGTAACAGGctaa